In Fibrobacter sp. UWB10, one DNA window encodes the following:
- a CDS encoding MarR family transcriptional regulator, producing MNCPQLKLENQLCFPLYAASKEITRRYAPYLEPLDLTYTQYIVMLVLWEEKKCNVSELGKKLFLDSGTLTPLLKKLEAKGYIQRTREQSDERCLSVSLTPEGESLKRKAASVPKSMASCVNLSDTEAKTLYTLLYKVLEGL from the coding sequence ATGAACTGTCCCCAGCTAAAACTCGAAAACCAGCTGTGCTTTCCGCTGTACGCCGCGTCCAAAGAAATCACGCGCCGCTACGCCCCGTACCTGGAACCGCTTGACCTCACGTACACGCAGTACATTGTGATGCTTGTGCTGTGGGAAGAAAAGAAGTGCAACGTCTCTGAACTCGGCAAAAAGCTATTCCTCGATTCGGGCACGCTCACCCCGCTTCTGAAAAAGCTCGAAGCCAAGGGCTACATCCAGCGTACCCGCGAACAAAGCGACGAACGCTGCCTTTCCGTAAGCCTCACCCCCGAAGGCGAATCGCTCAAGCGCAAAGCTGCAAGCGTCCCCAAGTCCATGGCCAGCTGCGTCAACCTCTCCGACACCGAAGCCAAGACCCT